The Candidatus Zixiibacteriota bacterium genome includes the window TCGATTTTCGATTCAATCGCGTAGACGGTCCCGTCGAACGTCGAGTCCAGATCCCCGACGCGCACCAGCACCTTGGCGCCATCGCGCAATAGCCCGGCATATTTCTCCGGGATCGCGAATTCCACTTTGACGGGATCAAGATCCTGCATCGTGGCCGCCAGCATATTTGGCGACACATAACCGCCTTCACTGACATAGCGCAGTCCGACCCGTCCATCAAAAGGCGCCCGGATCTCAGTCTTGGCCAACTGCGACTCGATCACCTCGCGCTCGGCCTGAATCATCTTATAGCGATTTAGCGCTTGATCGTATTCTTCCTGACTAATCACTTTGATCTCAAATAGATTCCGTTTACGCAATTCCTCGTCCGCTGCCAGCTTCTCTTCGAGTTCTTTGCGCCTGAGCTGCGCGCGCAGTTCGGCATCATTGACCTTGAGCATCAGCTGCCCAGACGTGACCCGCGAACCTTCCTGAAAATAGACATTGGTGATGCGTCCGGAGATTTCCGAGCGCAGTTCTACTTCCTCATTCGCCAGAAGCGTACCGGTCGTAAAGATCCTGTTCGCCAGCGACTGCGGTCGAACCACCAGCGCCTCAACCGGCACCGTCGCCACTCCGCGGTTACCGCCGCCCGGCTTGCCCGTTCCGTCGCTGCAACCACCGGCGGTCAAAAGGGCTGCCAAGATCGCCGCCAGAGTAATTGCCAAGGGGATTTTTCTCATGGATGGAGATCGGTCCTGCATTACTAAGTATAGGTCGATTTTGGACATTTGGTTCCCGCTGAGTCAGATGATTCGGCCAGCTTTCGCAATGTATCGCGATTCAGACATCGAGCACGTGCAGACGGTCAGCGGCTGTAATCGGGCCGCTGTCAATGTAACCGACCGGCCGGGAAATATAGCGGATCTTGCCGTTTTTGATATCAGTATCGTGATGCAAATGCCCGAAAAATGCGTGGGTCACCAGCGCGCACCCAGTGATGGCCGCTTCGATTGTCGTCGCGCCGTGATAGGCATTCCAGTAGTCCTGCGGCGTACCACCATAAACCAGCAATTGCCGCGACGGCACGAAGTGCGTGACGACGATCACGCGCTCGGCGCCGCCTTCGACCGCTTCCGCCAATTGCGCCCGCAGGGCAGTCGCCATCGATGCCGTAATCTCGGCATCGCTCCGGCACAATCCGGCCCGGCTCAATCCCTGCGCCGGCTCATGCAGATCCTTGAGCCACCAGACGTTCTGCATGTCGTTCCACATGTGCGGCTGTCCGGTTCGCGGGTTCGTCCAGACTCCGCGAGCGTAATCTGTCAGAGTCGCGGTTGTGTCCAAGTCGGCGTTGCGGTAGGAATAATCGTACCAGCCCATGCACCCGGCGATGGCAATTTCCCCGACAGCAACCGGGCGGTCGTGGAGCATCACGAAGCCGTTGGCCTCAGCGATTTTCGGCAGATGAACATTGTACTTCCCACCAGAATCGAGTCCCGTCAGAAGCGCTCGCTTCGACTCGATCCAGATATCATGGTTCCCGGGTACCATAACTTTGAGTGCCGGCAAATTGGCAAACTGACGCAAAGTCCAATTGAAATCCTCCAGATTTCCGGCGATGTCCCCGCCCATCATGAAGACATCGGGAGAAGCGGCAAGCACAGCGTCTCGCAATGCTGGAACGAACTCTCGATTAGCTACTGAAGAGTCAACATGCAGGTCGGATACGAAGACGATTCGAGTCATCTTATTTCCATCGGTCCCCTCGGCTATAAGCAGTATTCTTCTTACGCAGTCAAGATCGATTCCGCAATTTCGTTGAACAGCTCCCCGGTAAGTGCTTATTTAAAAACAAGTTGACTATGGCACGACTATTTTTGTCACTTATGACCTCTCCTCAATGGAATGTGAAATCTTTCACTAAATTTTCGCTTATACGGCTGCAAATCCTTGACTTGGTACTCTTGTTTCTCTAATTTGGCAACCGTCGGCGAGGAGCATGAGTTCCTCGCCCCTTTAGGAGAGACAACGAGCCGCGCGATTAGATGCCAGACATAGTCGACAGCAGCGGCTTTTTTTGTGGGCGGGACTGACTGCAGCTTAACTAAGGCCGGTCACCCACCCGATTTATTTCTGCCGTGAGATACACGGAAGGGAGAATTCTTCATGAAGAGCGATTCGTTCAACGCCTTTGCGATGGCGCAGCAG containing:
- a CDS encoding efflux RND transporter periplasmic adaptor subunit; the protein is MRKIPLAITLAAILAALLTAGGCSDGTGKPGGGNRGVATVPVEALVVRPQSLANRIFTTGTLLANEEVELRSEISGRITNVYFQEGSRVTSGQLMLKVNDAELRAQLRRKELEEKLAADEELRKRNLFEIKVISQEEYDQALNRYKMIQAEREVIESQLAKTEIRAPFDGRVGLRYVSEGGYVSPNMLAATMQDLDPVKVEFAIPEKYAGLLRDGAKVLVRVGDLDSTFDGTVYAIESKIDQGTRTIKARARIPNPREILIPGAFARVELTLEEIPNAIVVPTETVIPELNGEKVFVSENGVARAVRVITGIRTEKSIQITAGLKAEDTLIVTGLLQLGDGKGVQIKQLRDN
- a CDS encoding metallophosphoesterase, giving the protein MTRIVFVSDLHVDSSVANREFVPALRDAVLAASPDVFMMGGDIAGNLEDFNWTLRQFANLPALKVMVPGNHDIWIESKRALLTGLDSGGKYNVHLPKIAEANGFVMLHDRPVAVGEIAIAGCMGWYDYSYRNADLDTTATLTDYARGVWTNPRTGQPHMWNDMQNVWWLKDLHEPAQGLSRAGLCRSDAEITASMATALRAQLAEAVEGGAERVIVVTHFVPSRQLLVYGGTPQDYWNAYHGATTIEAAITGCALVTHAFFGHLHHDTDIKNGKIRYISRPVGYIDSGPITAADRLHVLDV